A segment of the Fusobacterium ulcerans genome:
AGCAGAACAAAAAAATATTAATAGTCTAATAGGAAAAGCTGGAATTTATGCAGGCCATGAATTTGAAAAAAGTAATCACTTTATAAAAGTTGCTATTCTTCATGAATTTATGGGAGATTATGGAGTTGATATAAAAGGAAAGGATGCTGAATTAAGAAAAAGAGCTGATGGCAAAGATAGTTGGTTTGAAATTGGAATAGGTGGAGATTTCAAGGTTGGAAAAACTGATTCTATGAATGTATATTATGAAATTGAAAGAACATATGGAAGCGATTTTGAAACTAATTGGCAGGCAAGCATAGGTATAAGATATAGATTTAATAAATTAAGTGATCTGCTTCCTGCTTCAAGCCCAAAACCAGTTGAAAATCCTGTTATTAAATATACAATGACTGGAAAAAATCATTTTTCATTTGATGAATCATCTTTAACAGAAGATGGAAAAAAAGTAATAAGAAAAATATCTGAAGAAATAGATAAAAATAGTAAAAGAGGAATATTAACAATAGAAGGCCATACAGATTCTATTGGAACAACAGAATATAATCAAAAGCTTTCAGAAAAAAGAGCAGAATCTGTAGAAAAAGAATTTAAAGAAAATTTAAAAACAGAAATAAAATATGAAACAAAAGGATATGGAAAAAGCAGACCAGTAGCAGATAATAAGATAGCAGAGGGTAGAGCTAAAAATAGAAGAGTTGACATTAAATTTAATGAAAATTAAAAAAGTAGTTTTTGTAATTATAAACAAATAAACAAGCAAACATATTTTCTAAAAATTAAATTTATAGAATATAAATATTTTTAAAAAGAAAAAATAATTATAAAAATATGTACAGAAGGAAAGGGGTTAGAAACTAGAGTGGAAAGATTATTTATAGATACTGAAAAAGGATATTTAATGACACATAAATAAACATAATTGTTATTTAAGAAGATGAAAATTTTGAAAAAAGGAAGAGGAAAACAAAAAAGCTGCCAATTAGCAGCTTTTTTTTAATTGTATAAAAAAACCACTTGCTAAGCGAGTGGTACAAAAAAGCCGGAAGGCTATGCTTAGAAAATAAAAGCTCCTTTGATATAATTAATTAGGTTTGCCGGCCGATTAACTAATCAAAGGAGGTCATAAAATGTATGACAATAATAGTCTATCACATACAACATGGAATTGTAAATATCATATCATATTCGCACCAAAATATAGAAGGCAGGTAATATATGGAAAAATCAAAGGAGATATAGGGCAGATATTAAGAAAACTCTGCGAATTTAAAGGAGTAGAAATAATAGAGGCTAATGCCTGTAAAGACCATATACATATGTTGGTAAGTATACCTCCGAAAATAAGCATATCAAGTTTTATGGGATATTTGAAAGGGAAAAGTTCATTGATGATATTTGATAAACATGCAAATTTAAAATATAAATATGGGAATAGACATTTTTGGTGTAGAGGATATTATGTTGATACAGTAGGAAGAAATAAAGAAAGGATCGCAAAATATATAAGAGAACAGTTGCAAGAAGATATAGCGAATGATCAATTGACATTGAAAGAGTATATAGATCCTTTCGGAGAAAAAACAAACTAAAGCACACCAGCTACTTAAGTAGCTGAATGAAGAATTACGCGGTTGGCAAACCATTCAGTAAGGCTTAAGCCTAAGCTAGTACCATACCCTTATAGGGTGGAGCAAACCACCACTTGAAGTGGTGGTTTGTGATTAAAATGAGTATTTCACTCCAGCTCCAACCATGATAAGTTTGTTGCTGTCAATGATAGGTGAATCTCCAATATCTGAAGAGAATCTATCAGCAGACAAGAAAGCTAAAAGCGTAATCTTGTCATTTAGATAATATTCAGCAGCTAAGCTAAGCCCAAGAGAATAAGCTGTATCTGGTGAATAAGTATCAGTAATCTTATCTTTTACCTCGTTGCTATCTATTCCGAAGTAATAATCAACATAATTAGATGAATAAATAGTTGCTCCGAAAGATGGAATTAAAGTAAAGTTGTCAGTAACTCTATAAGGTTTAATTATACGAGTAGTTCCTTTAATACCTCTTTCACCACCAGAAAATGCAACTACAGCAGTCATATCATAAAAATTTAAATTATATGATAACAACATTCCAACTGCTACTTGTGGTTTTCTGTCATCAATAGATCTGTATCCACGATCCAGCTTACTTCCTTTTATAGGAAAACCATCAAAAGGATTTACAAATAATGACAGAGTAAAATCGTCTTCACTATACATATCATATCCCATAGTTACTCCAGCTATATAGAAATCATCATATCTGACATCAAAAACAGGAATAGGATAAGTAAGAGAATCTCCTTTAAAAAAGTGGTTGGTAACACCTACAGCACCACCAATTTGAAACTTATTTTTATTCTGTACCAAAGCTTTAACTTGAAGCTCACTTTGAGCTAAGCTTAGAGACGAACATAAAATAAAAGTCGACAGTAATGTAATCATTTTCTTCATTAAAAAAACCTCCCCAGTAAAATTACGACTTAGATGATTTTTGTTCTCTTCTAAGTTTAATAAAATTATAATTTCCGTGTACCTTTCTCTTGAAACTAAGCATATTGTTTGTTGGGAATATACCAATTCTTCTAATTTGAAATAAATCTTCCGAAAAAGATAAATCTCCTGAATCAGTTGCTACAGCAAAAGAATAACCAGTTTCTTTAACAAACTCTTTTACTTCTTCATTAAGATCGCCGTAAGGATAAGCAAAACATACAAGTTTTTCTCCCAGTTTTCCTTCTAAAAATTCAGTAGATTTAGTTATTTCTTCTTTTGCCTGCTCAAAGGGCATATGAGCAAGTTTTTGGTGAGTCATAGTATGCCCGCCAAATTCTATTCCATACTCCTGCATTTCCTTTATCATATCCCATGTCATAAGCGGGAACTCTTTTTCAGGATTTTCAGGAACTTCAACATCCCATTTATTGTAATTCAAGTGCGATACTAAATATATAATACAATTAAATTGATATTTTTTCAAGATGGGAAATGCAATTTTATAATTATCTTCATAACCATCATCAAAAGTAAGTATTATATATTTTTTACCATTATTAAATCTATTTCTATAATTCAGCTTTAAAAGCTCTTTAAAAGTTATAGGCTCATAATTCTTTTCTTTAAGATATTTCATATGCTCATCAAATTTTTTAGCAGTGATATAAGTTCCATGAACACCGCCTTCACTTTCATCATTAACTACTCTGTGGTACATTATCACAGGAATATCATATTTTCTTTTAAGTACATATGATCTGGCATATATCTTTTCGATTTTATCTGTAATTATATTAAGATCAAATTCATTTTCTACATTCTTTCTTAATTCAATCAATTCTTTTTCATTAAGATTAAAAGCAGAATGAATATCTTTTTTTATTTGGT
Coding sequences within it:
- a CDS encoding polysaccharide deacetylase family protein, coding for MNILMALSQLEVTGAEVYGVTLSDELIRRGNNVIIVSDTLTKESKAKYIKLEFNKRGLGERINQVKTLLKIIKENDIHVVHAHSRASSWSSEIACKIAGIPLITSTHGRQPVHLSRKIFKAFGDLTIPVCENIETHLINELGVSPQKAVVLRNPINTEDYPFIPQKKDEGKKILSIIGRLSGPKGEVAYKLLEILSDIDNLEIRLIGGKDIPEKFQKFFNNENIKFIGYVNDVPEKIKESDIVIGAGRVAVEGILSGKPVIAIGEAKYIGLIDEKNLTEALASNFGDIEFNNSENFNWDQIKKDIHSAFNLNEKELIELRKNVENEFDLNIITDKIEKIYARSYVLKRKYDIPVIMYHRVVNDESEGGVHGTYITAKKFDEHMKYLKEKNYEPITFKELLKLNYRNRFNNGKKYIILTFDDGYEDNYKIAFPILKKYQFNCIIYLVSHLNYNKWDVEVPENPEKEFPLMTWDMIKEMQEYGIEFGGHTMTHQKLAHMPFEQAKEEITKSTEFLEGKLGEKLVCFAYPYGDLNEEVKEFVKETGYSFAVATDSGDLSFSEDLFQIRRIGIFPTNNMLSFKRKVHGNYNFIKLRREQKSSKS
- the tnpA gene encoding IS200/IS605 family transposase, coding for MYDNNSLSHTTWNCKYHIIFAPKYRRQVIYGKIKGDIGQILRKLCEFKGVEIIEANACKDHIHMLVSIPPKISISSFMGYLKGKSSLMIFDKHANLKYKYGNRHFWCRGYYVDTVGRNKERIAKYIREQLQEDIANDQLTLKEYIDPFGEKTN
- a CDS encoding MipA/OmpV family protein, yielding MKKMITLLSTFILCSSLSLAQSELQVKALVQNKNKFQIGGAVGVTNHFFKGDSLTYPIPVFDVRYDDFYIAGVTMGYDMYSEDDFTLSLFVNPFDGFPIKGSKLDRGYRSIDDRKPQVAVGMLLSYNLNFYDMTAVVAFSGGERGIKGTTRIIKPYRVTDNFTLIPSFGATIYSSNYVDYYFGIDSNEVKDKITDTYSPDTAYSLGLSLAAEYYLNDKITLLAFLSADRFSSDIGDSPIIDSNKLIMVGAGVKYSF